GACTTGGCTGAGGACACTGTCGGGCAAGTTGCCGGCGTAGCTGGGCAGGTGGCGTTCGAGTACGAAACCCAATGCTTGAACCCGAGTGCCGTCTTCAAGGCGGCAGCTTAGCCAGTGAGGTCTATACGAGGGGTAAGGCATTTCGCGCTGCCAAAGGGCGAGCAGTGATTCTTGCAAGCATTCTGCGGGCAGGCGATAGGCGAACCCGCTGCAAGAACCCCCGCGATCAAGACCGAACACAAGACCAGGAAGTTCTGGTGTGCCACGGTGTTCGTGGGACCAAAGATACAAACCGCGATGATAACCGTGCACTCGTCCGCGCTGACGCTCTACGGCGGAGCATTCCGGCCGCCAAATGAGCGAGCCATAAGCGAATAGCCACACAGGGCCACCTTGATGCAGCTTCATGGTGTCTTGCATAGAGCTGAGCAGTTGTTCGCGCGTTAACTGCGGGCCGAGGTCAATTACCGGTGGGTAACTGATCTCCAGGCCGATGTGGGCAGCCGCGATCAAACTGTTGAGTTCATTCCCCATTGCTTTCCCCCTGGCCTTACCACCCCAGTTGTCGCTGACCTGATGCATATCATGCAATTTGTAATCCACTACCGAAGCTGATCTTCCGAGCGGTAGTGAACACAAAGACGCTGCGGGCGCCTTTGCGGTCACCGTTATAGCTTAGAAGCCTTGGTCAACTATTCTAAATACCGAAATCGAATAGCGAGTGAGGCTGCTGAAAGGCTAACGGAACTCTTCTAATCCGACCGCCTAACACTGTCAGAAATTTCCGACACATCCTGTAGGCATCTCACTCTTTCAAGCCTCACTACAGCGCTGTATAAAGCCGCCCCTTGGCTTTAAATGCTCAGAGGAAAATGATGAACGTTAGAGAAATCAAACGCTGGGCGTCATTGACGCTACTGACGGCGCTCACATCTGTAGGGGCGAGTGAAGCCATGGGCAAGGGTGAAGATGGCTTCTGGCTGGTCCAGACCAGTGTATATACACGGCATTTTTCTCCAGACCCTAAACACAATAATCAGCAGCAGCTGATTGGCCTAGAGCGCAACGAAGGGTCTGGTTTGCTGTATGGAGCAGCCACGTTTCGCAATTCGTACGATCAGCAATCAGCTTACGGGTATGTCGGCAAACGCTTTGAGAACGCAGATTATCCGGTGTACGTGAAAGTTTCTGGAGGCCTAATGTATGGCTATCGGGGCCAATACCGCGACAAGATTCCGTTCAACCGATTTGGCGTTGCGCCGGTGATTATCCCATCGGTGGGCGTCCATCTCGGCCCTGTCACGGCCGAGGCGGTTTTGTTGGGGTTCTCGGCGACGATGGTGAACGTCGGGGTTCGTTTCTGAGGCTGACTCAGCCGCGAGGCGCGTAGGCAAAAACGTCGGCGTGCATCTGGTGCGCGTCCATTCCGGCATTGACCAAGGCGTCGAGCGTTGCGTAGACCATTGCCGGGGAGCCACTGGCGTAGACAATCACCGACGACAAATCGCTGATGTCCTGGCTTACCGCTTCATGCAACATGCCGCAGCGCCCTTTCCAACCGCATAGGTCGCTGACTACTTTATGCAAATACAAGTTTGGCATCTGTTTCCACTCGTCCCAATGGGGCATGTCGTAAAACTCTTCAGGGCGTCGAACCCCCCAGTACAGATGCACGGGGTGTTGAAAACCCGAAGCACGGCAATGCTCGATCAAGCTTTGCATTTGCCCCATGCCAGTGCCGGCTGCAATCAATACCAGCGGCCCAACAGGTAAATCGGCGAGGTGTGAATCGCCATAAGGCAGTTCGACGTTGACCATGCTGTTGCGCTGCAATTGTTCAATAAGGCTCAATGCACTGGCTTCACGAGCCAGTATGTGCATTTCAAGATCGCGCCCGCGGTGTGGGGATGAGGCCATGGAGAATGCCGATTTCTCGCCGTTTTCGCGTTCGATCATCAAGTATTGTCCGGCGTGATAGCGCGGTGGCTTACCTGCGGGCGCTCGCAGCCGAATGCGCCATACGTCCCCGCCAACTTCAACGCACTCGGTAATCTGGCAGGCCAGCTTGCGTAACGGCAATTCGTTACGCGCTAACACGCCATCCCACATCACCACGCAGTCTTCCAGCGGCTCGGCCAGGCAGGTGTAGAACTCGCCATGATCACGCTCCTCACCCGCTTGCATGACTCGACCTTCGACCAACAACGCAGAGCAAATATGGCAATTGCCATTGCGGCAACTCTGCGGGCAGTCATAGCCAAGACGTTGTGCAGCGTCGAGTATTCGCTCGCCGGGCAACATCTCCAGTACCGCACCAGACGGCTGCAAGGTTACACGCATCAATCTATTCCCAACTCATTCCAAATATCGTCGATCCGGCGTGTTACCGCTTCATCCTTGACGATAACCCGACCCCACTCACGTGTGGTCTCACCCGGCCATTTATGCGTTGCGTCCAGACCCATCTTCGAACCCAGACCGGAAACCGGGGAGGCGAAATCGAGATAGTCGATCGGCGTATTTTCGATCATCACCGTATCGCGCTTGGGGTCCATGCGTGTGGTAATCGCCCAGACCACATCGCTCCAGTCCCGAGCGTTAATGTCATCGTCGGTGACAATAACGAACTTGGTGTACATGAACTGTCGCAGAAACGACCAGACACCCAGCATTACGCGCTTGGCGTGGCCGGGATATTGTTTCTTAATGGTCACGATGGCCATCCGATAGGAACAGCCTTCAGGCGGCAAGTAGAAATCGGTGATCTCCGGAAACTGTTTCTGCAGAATCGGCACGAACACTTCGTTTAGCGCTACGCCAAGGATAGCCGGTTCATCAGGTGGCCGACCGGTGTAGGTGCTGTGGTAAATCGGTTTGATTCGATGGGTGATGCGCTCCACCGTGAACACCGGAAAGCTATCGACTTCGTTGTAATAACCGGTATGGTCCCCATACGGCCCTTCATCGGCCATCTCGCCGGGATGAATCACGCCTTCGAGGACGATTTCCGCACTAGCTGGAACTTGCAGGTCGTTACCACGGCATTTAATGAGCTCAGTGCGGTTACCGCGCAGCAAGCCAGCGAATGCGTATTCGGACAAGCTGTCAGGCACCGGCGTCACTGCGCCGAGAATCGTCGCCGGGTCAGCACCTAACGCCACGGCGACCGGAAACGGCTTGCCGGGATACTTCTCGCACCACTCCCTGAAATCCAGCGCGCCGCCACGGTGACTCAACCAGCGCATGATGACCTTGTTGCGGCCGATTACTTGCTGACGATAAATACCCAGATTTTGGCGGTCCTTGTTCGGACCTTTGGTGACGGTCAACCCCCAAGTGATCAGCGGACCTACATCGCCCGGCCAGCAAGTCTGGACTGGCAACATGCCAAGGTCGACATCATCACCTTCGATAACCTGTTCCTGGCATGGGGCATCTTTGACGATCTTGGGTGCCATTGCGATGATCTTGCGAAAAATCGGCAGCTTCGACCACGCGTCCTTCAAGCCTTTAGGCGGCTCAGGC
The nucleotide sequence above comes from Pseudomonas sp. AB6. Encoded proteins:
- a CDS encoding gamma-glutamylcyclotransferase; its protein translation is MGNELNSLIAAAHIGLEISYPPVIDLGPQLTREQLLSSMQDTMKLHQGGPVWLFAYGSLIWRPECSAVERQRGRVHGYHRGLYLWSHEHRGTPELPGLVFGLDRGGSCSGFAYRLPAECLQESLLALWQREMPYPSYRPHWLSCRLEDGTRVQALGFVLERHLPSYAGNLPDSVLSQVLANACGRNGSTRDYVEQTANCLRSHAMPDLNLEAKLKRMNSASQGSAG
- a CDS encoding sn-glycerol-3-phosphate transporter, whose amino-acid sequence is MNVREIKRWASLTLLTALTSVGASEAMGKGEDGFWLVQTSVYTRHFSPDPKHNNQQQLIGLERNEGSGLLYGAATFRNSYDQQSAYGYVGKRFENADYPVYVKVSGGLMYGYRGQYRDKIPFNRFGVAPVIIPSVGVHLGPVTAEAVLLGFSATMVNVGVRF
- a CDS encoding CDP-6-deoxy-delta-3,4-glucoseen reductase codes for the protein MRVTLQPSGAVLEMLPGERILDAAQRLGYDCPQSCRNGNCHICSALLVEGRVMQAGEERDHGEFYTCLAEPLEDCVVMWDGVLARNELPLRKLACQITECVEVGGDVWRIRLRAPAGKPPRYHAGQYLMIERENGEKSAFSMASSPHRGRDLEMHILAREASALSLIEQLQRNSMVNVELPYGDSHLADLPVGPLVLIAAGTGMGQMQSLIEHCRASGFQHPVHLYWGVRRPEEFYDMPHWDEWKQMPNLYLHKVVSDLCGWKGRCGMLHEAVSQDISDLSSVIVYASGSPAMVYATLDALVNAGMDAHQMHADVFAYAPRG
- the ubiD gene encoding 4-hydroxy-3-polyprenylbenzoate decarboxylase, whose amino-acid sequence is MKFKDLRDFVQQLEQRGELKRIKVPVSPVLEMTEICDRTLRSKGPALLFENPIGYDIPVLGNLFGTPQRVAMGMGAEAVSELREIGKLLAFLKEPEPPKGLKDAWSKLPIFRKIIAMAPKIVKDAPCQEQVIEGDDVDLGMLPVQTCWPGDVGPLITWGLTVTKGPNKDRQNLGIYRQQVIGRNKVIMRWLSHRGGALDFREWCEKYPGKPFPVAVALGADPATILGAVTPVPDSLSEYAFAGLLRGNRTELIKCRGNDLQVPASAEIVLEGVIHPGEMADEGPYGDHTGYYNEVDSFPVFTVERITHRIKPIYHSTYTGRPPDEPAILGVALNEVFVPILQKQFPEITDFYLPPEGCSYRMAIVTIKKQYPGHAKRVMLGVWSFLRQFMYTKFVIVTDDDINARDWSDVVWAITTRMDPKRDTVMIENTPIDYLDFASPVSGLGSKMGLDATHKWPGETTREWGRVIVKDEAVTRRIDDIWNELGID